A DNA window from Halomonas zincidurans B6 contains the following coding sequences:
- a CDS encoding VRR-NUC domain-containing protein → MARQILDDPFYYLVNFQTVLAWLGERYGDVLSDDERAFIDAFGEVPRASQALLVRLIMRKGVLFRRSRLDYPEIAAEFGAAQVDAAEPLAPALAPLIARGWVDPAPTLALDELFALLTKTELQRLFAERLAGLGLRQAGKRDWLAVLHEAGEPPRTLAEWGLGDETILALRVDALCERLRLMFFGNLHQGWSEFVLADLGMARYERVAFSRESRAFASRDDLESYLHLQRCRERLGGDEPVSAIDADVPRAAHANPWLEARRAKLLYRLAQHSERQGELQVAHDLYARSAHAGARGRRLRMLERLERFDEALILARAAERSPESEAERQQLARVLPRLHRRLGLPRPAATATTEVERLDLELPFAGLSVERTVQAHLSTPDAPVHYVENTLIGGLFGLLCWEAIFAPLPGAFFNPFQRGPADLARGDFHARRRALFDGCLTSLESDAYQEIIRRAHGDKRGIQSPFVSWECLPEALLDQALACLPAAHLRLCFERLLADIPANRAGLPDLIQLWPEEGRYRMIEVKGPGDRLQDNQRRWLAFFERHAMPVSVCYVRWAPSESAGDVVSEAVRT, encoded by the coding sequence ATGGCCCGCCAGATTCTCGACGATCCCTTCTACTATCTCGTCAACTTCCAGACCGTGCTCGCCTGGCTGGGCGAGCGCTACGGCGATGTGCTGAGCGACGACGAGCGTGCCTTCATCGACGCCTTCGGCGAAGTGCCGCGCGCCTCGCAGGCGCTGCTGGTGCGCCTGATCATGCGCAAGGGTGTGCTGTTTCGCCGCTCCAGACTCGACTATCCGGAAATCGCCGCGGAGTTCGGCGCGGCGCAGGTCGACGCGGCCGAGCCGCTGGCCCCCGCGCTGGCGCCGTTGATCGCCCGGGGGTGGGTCGATCCGGCGCCGACGCTGGCCCTCGACGAGCTCTTCGCACTGCTCACCAAGACCGAGCTGCAGCGCTTGTTTGCCGAGCGGCTGGCCGGGCTGGGCCTGCGCCAGGCCGGCAAGCGCGACTGGCTGGCGGTGCTGCACGAGGCGGGCGAGCCGCCGCGCACCCTCGCCGAGTGGGGGCTTGGCGACGAGACCATCCTGGCACTGCGCGTCGATGCACTGTGCGAGCGTCTGCGGCTGATGTTCTTCGGCAACCTGCACCAGGGCTGGAGCGAGTTCGTGCTCGCCGACCTGGGCATGGCGCGCTACGAGCGCGTCGCCTTCTCCCGCGAGTCGCGGGCCTTCGCCTCGCGCGACGATCTCGAGAGCTATTTGCATCTGCAGCGTTGCCGCGAGCGCCTGGGCGGCGACGAGCCGGTGAGCGCGATCGATGCCGACGTGCCCCGTGCGGCCCACGCCAACCCCTGGCTCGAGGCGCGCCGCGCCAAGCTGCTGTATCGGCTGGCCCAGCACAGCGAGCGCCAGGGCGAGTTGCAGGTCGCGCATGACCTGTATGCCCGCTCCGCCCATGCTGGCGCGCGTGGCCGGCGGCTGCGCATGCTCGAGCGTCTCGAACGCTTCGACGAGGCGCTGATACTGGCGCGCGCGGCCGAACGTAGCCCGGAAAGCGAGGCCGAGCGTCAGCAACTCGCGCGGGTGCTGCCGCGCCTGCATCGACGGCTCGGCCTGCCGCGTCCGGCGGCGACTGCAACGACCGAGGTCGAGCGGCTCGATCTCGAACTGCCATTCGCCGGGCTGTCGGTGGAGCGCACGGTGCAGGCGCACCTGAGCACGCCCGACGCGCCGGTGCACTATGTCGAGAACACCCTGATCGGCGGGCTGTTCGGGCTGCTCTGCTGGGAGGCGATCTTCGCGCCGCTGCCCGGGGCGTTCTTCAATCCCTTCCAGCGCGGCCCGGCGGATCTCGCCCGGGGCGACTTCCACGCGCGGCGTCGCGCGCTGTTCGACGGCTGCCTGACGAGCCTGGAGAGCGATGCCTATCAAGAGATCATCCGGCGCGCGCATGGCGATAAACGGGGCATCCAGTCGCCCTTCGTCAGTTGGGAGTGCCTGCCCGAGGCGTTGCTCGACCAGGCGCTGGCCTGCCTGCCGGCCGCCCACCTGCGGCTGTGCTTCGAGCGGCTGCTGGCGGACATCCCCGCCAACCGTGCCGGGCTGCCGGACCTGATCCAGCTGTGGCCGGAAGAGGGGCGTTATCGGATGATCGAGGTCAAGGGCCCGGGCGATCGCCTGCAGGACAACCAGCGACGCTGGCTGGCGTTCTTCGAGCGCCACGCCATGCCGGTCAGCGTCTGTTATGTACGCTGGGCGCCGAGCGAGAGCGCGGGCGATGTCGTGAGCGAGGCGGTACGCACTTGA
- a CDS encoding YbhB/YbcL family Raf kinase inhibitor-like protein: protein MKLTVDGIEDQQPIPETFAFGVPGDGEPMTLGPNRNPALHWTDIPQGTRSFAVIVCDPDVPGDPSDVNQQGKRLPASMPRVDFYHWVLLNVPADVHRIDEGAASDGVTPKGKQPGQGQLGLAGINTFTDFLAGDPDMGGTYGGYDGPCPPWNDELPHRYRFTVYALDVDKLDMRGEFTGDEALGAMQGHILGQATVTGIYTLNPDLR from the coding sequence ATGAAGTTAACCGTTGACGGCATCGAGGACCAGCAGCCGATCCCCGAGACGTTCGCCTTCGGCGTGCCCGGCGACGGCGAGCCGATGACGCTCGGGCCGAACCGCAACCCGGCGCTGCACTGGACCGATATCCCCCAGGGCACGCGCAGTTTCGCGGTGATCGTCTGCGATCCCGACGTACCGGGCGATCCATCCGACGTCAACCAGCAGGGCAAACGCCTGCCGGCGAGCATGCCGCGCGTCGACTTCTATCATTGGGTGCTGCTCAACGTTCCCGCCGACGTTCACCGGATCGACGAAGGTGCGGCCTCGGACGGCGTGACGCCCAAGGGCAAGCAGCCCGGTCAGGGCCAACTGGGCCTGGCGGGCATCAACACCTTTACCGATTTTCTCGCCGGCGATCCCGACATGGGCGGCACCTACGGCGGCTATGACGGCCCATGCCCGCCATGGAACGACGAACTGCCGCATCGCTACCGCTTCACCGTCTATGCGCTCGACGTCGACAAGCTCGACATGCGCGGCGAGTTCACCGGCGACGAAGCGCTGGGCGCGATGCAGGGGCATATCCTGGGGCAGGCCACCGTGACCGGTATCTATACGCTCAACCCCGATCTTCGCTGA